Below is a genomic region from bacterium.
CCCACAAGGCGCGCCCTGCGTCGGCCTCCGCCGCGGCGAGGTACTCGGCGTAGAAGGCCGCCATGAAGTCGCGCGTCGCGGCGTCGTGGACCCGCCAGCGGCTTGCGACCAGGGTCCGCGCGCCCGCCGCCAGGAAGCCGTGCGCGACGCCGTCCAGTTCCCCGCCCTGCTCCCCGAGGACTTCTCCGCTCTCGCAGGCGCTGAGGACGACCAGCTCCGCCGCTAGCTCGAGGTCGGCGAGGTCGGCGAGGAAGACGGCGCCGTCGTCGGTCGCCAGGCGCGAGAAGTGGGGGTTGTCGGCGCGGAAGCGGCCGTGCGTGATCAGGTGCAGATGCCGGCAGTCGGGCAGGAGCGAGAGCAGCGTTTCGCGGGTCGGATCGCGGTGCACCCGCGGCCGCCGGCCGGCGGCGGCAAGCTGGCCGGCGACGCCCGCGAGCTCGGCGCCGGTCTCGGGCGGCCCCACGCGGATCGCCCCGGCCACATGATAGCCGCCCGCCGCCTGTCGCCCTCGTCGCTTGCGGCCGAGCAGGAAGTCGGCGGTTGGCGTCCGCGTGATGAGGAACTGCTCGCCGAGGTAGGCGCTCCCATCGTGCAGGCATTCGAAGGGAACCCCGTGCAGGAAGGCATGGGGGATCACCGTGAGGCGTCCGTCCCTGGGGATGCGCAAGGCGAGGGGCGCGATGAGCGCCGCGTGCAGGCGGGCCAGCGCGCGCTCTGTCGATTCGCGGGCGAGCGCGAGGTCGAAACCAGGTCGCTCGGCCGCGAGGGCGGCGGCGTTCAGCTGGAAGCGGAAGCGCTCGCACGCGAGACGGATCTCAGCCTCAGTCGCTGACAGGGTGACGAGGCGCCGCTGGCTCCGCGTGAGGAGCAGGGCGACGATGCGATCGCCGGCTACGAAGTACTGAAGCAGGCACTCGTCGGGGCGCAGGACCGCCGCGATCTGGTCGAGGCGGGTCCGCTGCCAGGCGGCACCGCCCGGGTCGAGCCCCGCCACCTGTCGGATGTTGCCGAGGAGCCTGCGTTCGCGCGCCAGCAGCTCGCGACGCAGGCGTTCCAGGGCCGCGGAATCGCTGGCAGGACTCCCCAGCAGCTCGGCGTCCTCGAGTCGGCGGGTCAGCGCCGCGAGGGCCGCCCGCTCGGCGCGCTGGGCTTCCGGGATCACCCGCGTTCGCGCCGCTTGGCGCTCGCGGAATCCGCGCGCTCGCGCCCGCTCTGCCAGCGCGAAGATCGCGGCGAACTGGGGTCGGCGGGCGTCGAGCTGGAGGCCAACTTGCTGGGTGAAGAGCGGGTCGTAGCGGGCGAAGGCGCGCGTGCGCATCTCGGCGCCGGGAATGAGCCGGCGCTGCGCCTCGAAGGCGAGCAGCGCCCGGGCGAAATGCCGCGCCGCCAGGCGGCGCTCCCCGCGCTGCGCCGCGAGGTGGGAGAGGAGCGCTTCGAGCCGCAGCCGATCGCCACTGCTGAGCCGGCCGCGCTCGGCCAGCACCGGCGCCAGCGCCGCCGCCGCCGCGGCCGGCCGCCGTCGGGCCAGGCAGATCTCCGCGCTGAGGAAGCAGTCGTCGCGCGCGCCGCGCACCATGCCGAGCGAGGCATGGATCCGCTTGGCGCGCCCGACCAGGCGCTGGGCGCCGGCCAGATCGCCGAGCGCGAGCGCGGCCCGCGCCTGGACCGCGAGCGCCTGCGCCACGCGCGGCCGAATGCGCTGCCGGCGATAGTAGTCGAGGGCCTCGGTCAGCGGAGCGAGGGCGGCCTGGGGTTGCGCGAGGGCGAGAAGGATCTGGGCCTCGTCCACCCGGGCGAGCGCCGTGTCGAGCGCCATCGCTTCGCCGCTGAAGCCCGCGATCGCCTGCTGGATCAGGCCGTGCGCTTCGTCGGCGATGCCCAGCTCGAGGTACAGCTCGGCGCGCAGGCGCTGCGAGGCGGCAAGCATGTCCCGCTGCCCCGCGGTTGCGAAGGCCTCTCCGGCTTGTTCCAGCAGAGCGAGCGCGGCGCGGAAGTCGCCGCGGAGCCCCTCGAGGAAGGCGCGGTTGAAGCGGGCCTGCGCGAGGAGCGAATCGAGGCCGAGCCGCGCGCACTCCGCTTCCACCCGCAAGAAGAGGCGCCGCGCCGGCTCCACTTGCGACAGGCTCGTCTGCGAGATGGCCTGGTTCATCAGGAGCCCGACCCAGGTGGCGTCGCGTTGGCC
It encodes:
- a CDS encoding CHAT domain-containing protein yields the protein MVSDDRPLAPPLAEGDLTPALLAARLGDPAYRPDRAAIAAARDCAASLLMSDPARADALSRPLLQLARRHQASVGPEGLAHAWRCRAEAYLFTGRLRLARRAYGEACAAAERAGAAALLGQILVGRVHLHSLLGERVLAESLSRQAERLLRRSRDLAYLGKLFMNRGNASYQQDRYGEALASYGEAARIFDRLGQRDATWVGLLMNQAISQTSLSQVEPARRLFLRVEAECARLGLDSLLAQARFNRAFLEGLRGDFRAALALLEQAGEAFATAGQRDMLAASQRLRAELYLELGIADEAHGLIQQAIAGFSGEAMALDTALARVDEAQILLALAQPQAALAPLTEALDYYRRQRIRPRVAQALAVQARAALALGDLAGAQRLVGRAKRIHASLGMVRGARDDCFLSAEICLARRRPAAAAAALAPVLAERGRLSSGDRLRLEALLSHLAAQRGERRLAARHFARALLAFEAQRRLIPGAEMRTRAFARYDPLFTQQVGLQLDARRPQFAAIFALAERARARGFRERQAARTRVIPEAQRAERAALAALTRRLEDAELLGSPASDSAALERLRRELLARERRLLGNIRQVAGLDPGGAAWQRTRLDQIAAVLRPDECLLQYFVAGDRIVALLLTRSQRRLVTLSATEAEIRLACERFRFQLNAAALAAERPGFDLALARESTERALARLHAALIAPLALRIPRDGRLTVIPHAFLHGVPFECLHDGSAYLGEQFLITRTPTADFLLGRKRRGRQAAGGYHVAGAIRVGPPETGAELAGVAGQLAAAGRRPRVHRDPTRETLLSLLPDCRHLHLITHGRFRADNPHFSRLATDDGAVFLADLADLELAAELVVLSACESGEVLGEQGGELDGVAHGFLAAGARTLVASRWRVHDAATRDFMAAFYAEYLAAAEADAGRALWAAARALREARGHPFFWGGFSVYGA